TGGTTTAAGTACTATGAAAGTAACTGAGAAATTTCGAGAGAAAGACGAATCGAAAATGAAACCAAAACAAATTAAAGGCAGAACAGCTTATAAAGAACAAGTTTACCGAAAGGACAAGGAAAAGCCAGTTGCCAACAAAGTATATAAAACATAGCTATTACAGGCTTTTCCAGAGGTTTGTGTGTATTTGCGAAGACCGCCAAATTTTTAAATTTGGCTTTTAGTAAAATAAAGATAAAAAGAAAAATTTAAAAATTCGGCTCGTGTTTAATCCGAAAAGTCAGCGTCTTTTTACACGCTACGATTCACATACAAACACTTAGCAGGGAGTTAGCTGTTATTTAAAAGAAAACCGTGAAAACGACAAGCAATAAGATATATAAAAAAGTAATTGACGAGTCATTTGTGAACATTCCGACAGGAACTGTTGACATGCGAGACGACCGAACAAAAGAAACTTGGTCGGTTGACATAAATTCTTTTGAACTCTTTAAATTCCCAATAACACAAGAAATATATTCAGCAATAATTGACAAGAACCCTTCGACATTTAAAGGTGACAGGTTACCAGTTGAAACAGTTTCTTGGATTGATGCTGTGAATTTTTGTAATGAACTATCTAACTCTTATGGAAAAGACAAATGCTATTCAATTGACTCAGCAGCTGAAAAAGTAACCTTGGACCCAAATACAAATGGATTTCGATTACCAACAGAAGCAGAATGGCAGTATGCTTGCCAAGCAGGAACGAAAGAGATTAGACATGGAGAATTAGCTGAAATTGCATGGTTTAAAGAGAACTCCAACAGTCGGACTCAAGAAGTTGGACAAAAGAAACCTAACCAATGGGGACTTTACGACATGCTTGGAAATGTTTGGGAATGGTGTTCAGACATTTATGACGAAACTGTTTACGGAACATATCGCGTTTTCCGTGGCGGGGGTTGGTGCGACCAAGAAAGGAGCGTAATGGCGACAACTCGAAGAAGAAGTCACCCCTTTTCGTTCAAAATTGATGACTTAGGATTTAGAATTGCAACTAACTCAAAAATTAAAAACAACAGCTAACAAAACCTATACGCAATGCCCTTCGGGACACTGCGCATAGCTAAAGCGTGATGTCGAATTATTCATATCATTTCTATTGTTTTTTTTTCAGAGGAATTCATCGGTCGCTCCGCTCGGTCGCCTGCGGCGTACTTTTGCCGCATTGCTAGCGCAATTACCGCACTAAAAGCTAGTCGACATCATCACTTCGATAAACTCAGTACAGGCTCTGCGCTATGCCAGATTACATTGTCCGTAGGATGAGGGGCATTTTTGCCAGGACCGCCGCTACGGCTCTGCTACTCGACATATCAGGACGCT
This window of the Maribacter cobaltidurans genome carries:
- a CDS encoding formylglycine-generating enzyme family protein, which codes for MKTTSNKIYKKVIDESFVNIPTGTVDMRDDRTKETWSVDINSFELFKFPITQEIYSAIIDKNPSTFKGDRLPVETVSWIDAVNFCNELSNSYGKDKCYSIDSAAEKVTLDPNTNGFRLPTEAEWQYACQAGTKEIRHGELAEIAWFKENSNSRTQEVGQKKPNQWGLYDMLGNVWEWCSDIYDETVYGTYRVFRGGGWCDQERSVMATTRRRSHPFSFKIDDLGFRIATNSKIKNNS